The DNA region TTCCGACCTACGAATTCGATCCCAAAACGAATTTAAAACTTAGAAATTGGTTTATCCAAGAAAAAAGAGACCTGGCATTTCGAAAAAACAGAACTCCTTATTCTACTTGGGTGAGCGAGATCATGTTGCAACAGACAAGAGTTGCAGCAATGCTTCCTCTTTACGAAAAATTTATACATCGATTTCCAAAACCTGAAGATCTTGCGATCGCGGAAGAAGAGGAAGTATTTCGTTATTGGCAAGGACTTGGCTATTATTCCAGAGCAAAAAATCTTTTGGCTGGAGTTCAGAAATTAGTGAATGAGTTCGGCGGACAATTCCCTAAAACTTTGGAAGAAGCTCTTTCTCTTCCAGGAGTTGGGCCTTATACCGCTCGGGCTATTCTTTCCATTTCCTATAATTTACCTTTTGCAGTTTTAGATGGGAATGCAAAAAGAGTTCTCTCTCGTTTAGTCTTATTCAAAGAGTCGGGACCTAAAGCCGATCCAACTTTACAAAGGATCGCGGATTCATTTTTAAATTTGGAATTTCCTGGAGACCATAATGAAGCGGTAATGGAGTTAGGTGCTCGCATTTGTATTCCAAAACCTTTATGTACTGAATGTCCACTTCAAAACGATTGTTTAGCATATCAAAACGGTGTCCAAGAAAGTATTCCGGAGACCGAAAAGAAAAAAAAGGAAATCCCTTTAAATATTCGTTTTTATATCCTAAAAACGAAACAAGGGATACTTCTGATCCGTTATCCTGAGAGAAGATTTTTTAAAACAATCTATTCTCTACCTTTTTCCTTCGAAGGAAAAAATCCGTATGATTCTGATCCTATTTTGGATTGGAGTCTGAAACCTTCCGATCTCGGGATCAAATTTAAACATACAATCACTCATCATAAGATCCAAGGTTTTGTTTCCGAGACGGAACTAGACCCGAAATCAGAAAAGAAGTTGCTGGAGAATTTTCACAAAATTCGCCCTTCTATAGAGATCAAATATTGCAATTGGAAAAATTTGGAGACCGAATTTCCTTCTTCTATTGCAAAAAAGATCAAACAAACCCTGGCTAAAGACGGAGCTGTTCTGCCAGGATTAGAAAACTAAACATATTAATATAAAGGAAAACTATGAGTATTCGATCCACTTCCGAATTTGTAAAAGAGCTTTCGAAAAAAGGAGAACTTTTGGAGATCAAAGAAGAAGTGGATCCTATCTTGGAGATCGCAGAGATCCAGAGAAGGGTAGTTGCGAAAAGAGGCCCGGCACTTCTATTCTCGAACGTTAAAGGATCTAAATTTTCCGTCGCTACCAATTTATACGGTTCGGAAAACAGGATCAAGATAGCATTCGGAGAAGATCCGGAAAAGTTTATTCAGAAAATTGCATATACAGCAAAACATTTAATGCCTCCCACTCCTAAAAAAGTATGGGAAGTAAGGTCCCTTGCCTGGACAGCACTAAAGGTAGGCCTTAGAAAAGTAAACAAGGGTCCGATTTTGGATTCAGAGTTACAAAGTATTGAAGAATTACCTGCTCTAAAATCCTGGCCCAAGGATGCTGGAAGATTTATCACATTACCTTTAGTTTATACGGAAAGTCCCAAAACCGGAAAAGGGAATTTGGGAATGTATCGGATACAATTCCATGAACCTAAACTTACAGGGATGCATATACAGATCCATAGAGGTGG from Leptospira selangorensis includes:
- a CDS encoding A/G-specific adenine glycosylase, with translation MRAGLKQKEVNLPTYEFDPKTNLKLRNWFIQEKRDLAFRKNRTPYSTWVSEIMLQQTRVAAMLPLYEKFIHRFPKPEDLAIAEEEEVFRYWQGLGYYSRAKNLLAGVQKLVNEFGGQFPKTLEEALSLPGVGPYTARAILSISYNLPFAVLDGNAKRVLSRLVLFKESGPKADPTLQRIADSFLNLEFPGDHNEAVMELGARICIPKPLCTECPLQNDCLAYQNGVQESIPETEKKKKEIPLNIRFYILKTKQGILLIRYPERRFFKTIYSLPFSFEGKNPYDSDPILDWSLKPSDLGIKFKHTITHHKIQGFVSETELDPKSEKKLLENFHKIRPSIEIKYCNWKNLETEFPSSIAKKIKQTLAKDGAVLPGLEN